In Acidisarcina polymorpha, the DNA window CCGAATCGCCGCTCTCTCCGTGCCAGAGTTCCGCTTCCTTGCCGGTCACGCGGAAGGTGGCATCGACTGTTTCGTCTCTGTCGTTGCGGTTGTCGATGTAATAAAGGTCGCCGTCCGCAAGCTTACGATGAACAAACAGGATATTCGTATCGCTCTCCGGCTTGGAATAATCGAAATCGGGCGGCAGCTTCATCGCTGTTACCGCGTCGGTCAGCGACATTCCGGCATAGACCTTTCCCTTGCCCACCGTGCGGATGCCGCTGCCTGTGCCCCAAAGTTCTGCAGCGATGCTGTTGAACTCCTTAGGGTCATCCGCGAGACTGGGCGTATCGACAGGCTTCGCGCCGGCGACGATGGCGCCACTCTTCACCAGATCGCGAATGCTGCGCAACACCGGCAACGACATGTGAACGCTATATGGATCGAGCGCCAGCAGCTTGTAACTCATTCCGCTGGCAGTCGTGATGTTGCCGTCTTGCACCTTGAACATATGGATCAATGCATCGGCATTCACGTAGTCGAAGCCGTAGCCCGCCGGTACATCCGGTGATTTCTTGTCGAAGATTGCGGTGACGTTCGAATCTTCTCCATAAAAGTAAAGGATGTCCGCGCCGAAATGCCCCTGTTGCAGCAGGTAAGAGCTTCGGGCCAGATAGTTGACCCATGGACCAGCCTCCTCCGCCCAGGTCTCATTCCGAGTGAACCATTGACCGAAGGGTCCAAGGCCAAGTCCAGGGACCTTGCCGACCAACGGCTGGTGCACGGAGCAGTGGATGACGAAGCGATTGATACCCTCAGCCATTTCCTTGTCGGCCGTCGGCTTGAGCGTTGCCGGGGACCACGCCCAGGGTGCCGCCGCTGCCGTCATCGACTCCGCTGCCGCAAGATTCTGACCATAAATATGACCTACCGAGGCGGATTCGCGATCATCGGCGTTATAGCCATATTGCTCCTTGTTCACGCCCGGGGTTTGCGTCCACATGGCGCTCATTGGAACTTCATTGAGCTTCTTGACCTCCATGCCATCAGCGATGAGTGCCCGGCCGCTTTCGTGCGACTCGCCATAGTGCCCCATGCCCCGCGCCTTCAACGAGGCTTCGACCTGGCCATAATGCTCATCGGCAATTAAGTCGGCGATCGTCTTGCGCAGGTCCCACAGAAATCTGTCGCTCGCCTCGGCACTCTCGACCACTCTTCCGGTGAGCACTGGCATCCACGGCACTGGATCGTAGCCGCGCCGCTTCTTGAACTCGGCGATCATGTCGTCGGTCCAGTTCTGCGCACCCGCCTCCCAGCTATCGGTGATCACGAACTTCACACCCTTCGAGCCCATCCAGTCCGCGCCTACGGCGCTCTTGTAGTTGTCCAGATAATGGTCGAGGTAGTTCTTCACGTAGGACCGGTTCAGCTTGTCGACCTCGAGGCCGGTCGCCTCCGCAGTCGCCGGATGATTGGTAATCCCCAGCAACGAATAGCCAAATCGAAGCACTACCCACTTACCCGCTGGCGGCGTCCACTCTAGTGTGCCGTCCGGATGCATCTTCGAGGTGAGGTCGACTACATCTGATTTCGAAACCACATCGGCCGCAGGCACCGGAGCGGTTGCGAACTGATAGAGATCCGGCACCGGCACAAACGCTGCTTTCTCTTCGAACCGGTTCACCCGCGCGCCGCTGTGCAGAACCAACTCGGCAATCTCGTAGTCAGTTGGTGGAGGGCCGAGTTTCATACCGAGAGATGCCGGATCCATATCGCCCATCCAGGGCGGCCGCGGCGGCGGCGGGCTGCGCTTGAAGGTCACTCGAAAGTACCTGGCAGTCACGGGAGAAAACGAGAGGGTATGCTCAGGCGCGCCGCTCCCTGGGAGCGCAACGATCTGATGGAAGTTCTGCCCATCGTCACTCGCTTCGAGCGCCTTATCTGGGGCAGAAAGGCCTGAGATCAGCGACTCGATCTCGCCTGGATCCTTGGTCACGATGGTGACCGCCCGGATCGTTTGCGGTTGCGGGAAGTCGTACTGAATCCACGAATTCTTGCCCTCTTCCGGGATTGGCAGTTTCGCGGTTTTGTCTAAATCTCCGTCGCTGAGCAACGTCAAATCGGGGCTGCCCGCGCTAACGGTTAGCTTGGCATGAAGCGATTCGGCGTCAGCATCAGATGCCGGCACTCGGTAGGCAATCACCGCTGAGTCGGCATAAAACTGCGGGGTGGATTGTGATCCGTCCGGGGCCGGAAGCATGTCGTGGACCGCGAGATTTTGGAAAGCACCGGTATTGGATGGCGGCTTGGCCAGTGTTCCGGTAAACGGAGTGCCGCCCTCGACCTTCGTCTCACTCCAGACGTATTTCTTCATGCCTTGCGAAGCTGGGACCCAGGGGCCGCCAGTCTCGCTCCACCCCGGCGATCCGGCAATCGCTTCTTCGAGGCCGAGTTGATCGGCGAGCTTGGTGGCATAAAGAAATGTCTGCTTCCACTCCGGCGTCATATACGCCAGCCGATGTTCGACCACCTGCGGAGTTCCCAGAGCTGCATCGAAGTTCTGAAAGCCCCCCAATCCGACGCGATGCATCCACTCAAGATCGAGCTTGATACCCTCTTCGGTAATATTGCCGTTCATCCAGTGCCACCATACGCGCGGGCGGGCGCCGTTGGGCGGATTCTCAAAGCCGCTCTTCAGCGGATCCTGGGTGCTCTGCGCCAAAGCCAGCGTGCCGGCCAGCAGCAGCGTGGTGGCGATCATGCTCTTCGATCGAGAACGAGTGAATACCGGACCGGTGAATTTTGTGTTTTGCTTCATCTCGAAGTGCATTCTCCTGGTAAGCGCCCTTGTCGCCACAATGGTTTGGCAGAGCTTTTCGAAATAATCTGGTAGCGCGGAGGATCATAGCATGAAGAACATCATTCGATACAGAAATAATTCTCTATTGAATCCTTGAGTCCCCGGCACTACATTCTTCTAGTTGCTCTTCGAACGCATCCCCTTAGCAAACGAGAGATTGAGATGAACCGGCGTGATCTGATCAAGATGTCAATCGGCAGTGCAGCCAGCTTTGTCATGCCGAGGTGCGTACTCTCCGCAACTTCGCCGATACCCATCGTCGATGCCCACATTCATCTGTTCGATACCACGCGTGCCGAGGGTGTACCCTGGCCTGAGAAGAGTGACACCGCACTCTACCGGCCGGCGCTTCCTGCTCGCTACAAGACCGTCACCGAAGGGCTTGGGGTCGTAGCCGCTATTGCTATCGAAGCCAGTCCGCTTGCCTCCGACAACGATTGGCTGCTCGGCATCGCCGCCGCCAACCCCATCATTGTGGGAGTTGTCGGCGACCTCATCCCCGGAGATCCGGGATACTTCAACGACCTTGACCGGCTTCATGCAAATCCTCTCTTTCTCGGCATTCGCTACGGAAACCTCTGGAAACGGAACCTGCTCATGGATCTGCAGAAGCCCGGATTTCTCGCTGGCTTGAAGAGGCTTGCCGAGGCCAATCTAGTTCTTGAAAGTGCCAACCCGGACCTGGATCTACTTCGAGCTTTATCGACCATTGCCGACCATCTTCCCGATCTAAGGATCGTCATCGATCATCTTCCCAATGCAACTCAACCGCGTGAACAGAGTGGTCGCAATGAATACTGGGTCGTACTCCGTCACCTCGCTGCTCACCCGAGCGTCTATGTGAAGCTGTCTGAAATCCCCGCCATTGTGAATGGCCGCCTAGTCACTGCTCCCAGCCACTACAAGCCGGGACTCGACGCGCTGTGGAACATCTTCGGTGAGGACCATGTCTTCTTCGGCAGCGACTGGCCCAACAGCGATCACGTAGCCACTTACCGCGACACGCTGGGCATCGTCCGTAGTTACATCTCGCAGCGGAGCGCGTCTGCACAGGAGAAGTACTTCTGGAGGAACTCCATCGCTGCGTATCGTTGGCAACGGCGCCTCCCGAGCCAGCCAGCCTGAGCGCATAGCCGTTTCTTCATCTGACTAAGATTCATGGCCAGCTGACGAGAGTGACAGAAAAGGGAGACACTTTCAGAGCATCTCCATTTTGGCTGGATGTGCGGGCTGGACCATCCCCACTCGCCTCATCGACCGTCGCGAGCGTTACACTCTGCGTCCCAGCCGGCAAGTGGACATCGAGGCTGCGGTTTAGCTTGTTGATGAGCAGTAGCTTCTTGCCGGAAGGTGTCACAAATCCTTGCGCCGAGATGTCGGTGCTATCTTGCCCAAGCTTGGTCTCTACCAGCTTGTCACCAGGATGTAAGTTATCTTTGATTAACTTCAACACCCAGTAACGCGCATTCGGTTTGCCATTCGTCCAATCCATCATCGAAACACTTGGAAATTGGGATGGATAACCCACTAGCTGCGACTCTCCTATGACGTCGATGCCCATTTTCGCCAACTCGATGTAGAGGTAGGCATATAGCGCTCCTGCTCCCGCCCAATAGGCGCTGGGAATCCGATTGGGAAGCGCCTTCGATGCCGCAATCTCCAGGCCGTCCGTAGGCAGGATAATTCCGAGCTCATCCGTATCCGTCTTGGTTTCTGGAGTGAGCCGCTTGCGAATGGCTTCAATGTACCTGGTGGTCGCAAGGAATCGGTCTGCCTGGTCGAAGAAGGTGTACTGCCAGTCATTGATATCTTGATCCAGACTCGGCGTTGCGTAGAAATGGTAGGACACATAGTCGAGCGGAATGCCCGGTTTATGGTGTCTCGGATCAAGAAAATATTCAAACCATTTCGGATCGTTCGAAGGTTGGGCAAGCGCTAAGCCCACGAATTTCGTATCCGGGCTAACCGCATGAATCGCACTTACGATTGCGTCATATCGCTGCGTATAGCTCTCGGGAGTGGTCGAGTGCTCGAAGTCTACCTCGTTAAGAACCTCCCAGTAAGGAAAGCTATAATGGTAGCCCGAGGTATGCCGTTTACCGTTTTCATCCGTGAATCCGCCTTTGGTATACCAACTCACCAGACGAGCGAAGTAGTCCCCGACCTCTTTCCCGGAAGGGTCATTCAACTCAGTTCCCTGGGTATAAGTCCAGAAAACCTGATCCGGATCCGCAGGATACACAACCGGTTTCTCTGTCTTGAAAAGCCAGGCAGGTATCGTGCTGAAATTCATGATCGTGCTGTGACCGTCAGTAGCGTTCAGGAAGTCCTTGGTCATCGGATCGATCAACGAGAAATCCCAAGACGTCTTGTCCTTCGTAGGGGCGTCCAATTCCGCAACAGCGAGCTTGGGATAAGGTTCCCAGGGAACGTATCGCACGTAGTCGGCGCCCAAATCCTTGAGTGCCTGGAAAGAACCGTCGTGGATAGGCGATCCCTGCCGCAGCATTGGATTCACAACGACCTGCAAGGTCGGCGTCGACTTGGAAACTGAAATCGTCTTACCCCAGTCAACACTGATCGTGTCGGCAGCAGTTGGAGTCTGAGCATTGGCAATAACACCGCTGAAACAAACTGCTGCAAGAGCCATTAGTAGGCTTGTATTCTGTTTTCGCTGTTGGGCGATTTGCATAAAATACCGATATCCGAATCGACTCGTTTGCCCCGCATTTCTCTTCACGATGGCTCCATGGGATAACGCTTTCGCTGATCTTTTAAATAGGATTGTTCAGTGCAGCAGAGTCACGCCGTATTCGACAGAGACGGAGCTGTAACCGATGAACGACTTCAGCGTCCGGCCTCCTCATCGACCTTTTGCTTGGTCACTTCGCTCTGCTCTGCCTGCAGCGCGGAGGATGGTGAACTCAGTCGTGCTTGATGAAGCCTGCGAAACTCGGTCATGGCTTTGCTCTGCTCTCCTGCATCGCCGAGGGATCGTTCCGCCTGAGAAAGGCGATACCAGGAAACCTCGTTTGAGGGATCGACACTTATGGCTTTACGAAGTGCAGCGACCGCCGGCTGCGCCTTCTCCTCCGCCAGATATACAGCGGCGAGTCCAATGAGAGCGTCATCAAAGTCCGGATAACAATCGATCGCAATCTGAAAATATTTTTCGGCGTTGGGATAGTCTGAGGTACTACGATAGATCTCACCCGCTTCATAGGCTGCATTCGCATTTGTCGAGTCGATAGCAAGCTCAGCGAGAAACTCGGTTAAGGCCTCGCTCTGTTCCTGCTGTGCACCAGAGCGGCGCGCTTCTGCTAAGAGGGTCCTGCCAATGCGATAGTGGATGCCCGGGCGATGCGGATCGATCTCAAGAACCTGGCGATACTGTTGAATCGCAGCCGCCGTTGCGCCCTGGCTCTCATTCACTTCCGCTGCGGCAAGATACCTCCATGGTGAGTTCGGTGCAACCACGTTCATCCGGCGTACAGCTTGATAGGCCATATTTCCATAGATTTGGGAGCTGTGGTAAAGCACCTCAGGATCGTCCGGGTAAAGTTTGTCCATCTGCAGAGCGACTTCCACCGCCTTCTGGTCGAGCTTGAGGCCCGTATAAGCCCGCTCCAATTGAAGCCCACACATCTGCTTCTCGGCACCCTGCGCGCTGTGCTGGAAACAGTCTTCCAGGCCGGGGATTGCTGGACGATAATCGCTCATCTCCGACAATGAGATTGCCAATAGCGTGTGCACCTTGGGCAGAGTTGGCTTCAATTTCAAAGCAGCCTTGAGCTCTACAGCAGCCTGATTGAACTTTCGCTCCTGGTAATAGATCCGGCCTAGGATTGCGTGGACCTCGGCGACATTCGGCTGCATAGAACGAAGTTGCTCAAAGTTGCGCTGAGCTTCATCCAGATGGCCAGAAGCGAGCGCGGCTTGACCCTGCTCGGCATAGTGGCCGGCGTCCGCGGTCTGCGAAAACATCACACTCTGTCCCAATGCTGAAGCCAGCAGCAAGCCCACCCAAACTTTGCGAGAGAATTCCATGAAGGGCAGTCTATTCCGTAAGTCGCGGGAGCGTCAGCGGTGCGCGCCAACGCTCCCGGACAAAGTTCCTAGAATGTCAACTTCCCTCCAAGCTGAATGACACGCCCTGGTCTGGCAGAGACAACCCGGCCGAAGTTGGTGTTCGCACTGCCGAACTGGGCCTGATCGTTGACGTTGTTATCTACCGGAATAGATCCTGGCCCCACACCCGGACTCGATGGATCAACACCAAATTGAGTGTGGTTGAAGACATTAAATCCTTCCACGCGCAATTGAAAGTTGACCCGTTCCCCGAATCGGACATTCTTCGCCGCGCCCATATCGAAGTTTTCAATGCCCGGTCCAGTCACAGAATTACGCCCGCTATTGCCAAACGCTCCCGCCAGAGGTTGAGCGTAGGCAGAGGTATTGAACCACTGAGCCAGGTGCTTCTGAGGACCGCCATACGGATTGCCAACTACGTTGGCCCGCTGATTCGGCGCCGAGAGCAAACTGTAAGTGTCCGCGGCCAGAATCGAGAATGGAAAGCCCTTCTGGAATGTTGCGATCCCTGTAACTTCCCATCCGCCCACGGCCAGGTCGGCTGCCTTGTTCACGCCCCCAAGATATTTCTTGCCATGACCAAAGGGCAGGTTCCATACATAGCTCGCGACAAAACGTTGACCAACATTGAAATCAGACGGGGCATAATCCAACTTTGGATTGTGATCGTCAAGGTGCCCATTGTAGGAGTTGGTTGCCCCAACACCGGCGGCTGCTGACTTATCATCCATGTCCTTGGCGTAGGTATACACCGCGACTAGAGCTAGGTCAGCGGCGCGATGTTCCAGCTTTACGTTCCCCGCGTTGTAGTTGGAATATCCTGACCAACTGCTGTTTAGTGTCGTATCGCCAGAGAAGTTGGCGAACGGCGTTCTATCTTTCACTGGGCAATCGCCAGCCGTGGGATCCGCTTGGCAGAGCGTTGGGTCCGCCGGCTGGAATGGTTGATTGATGTTGATGCGATCTAGGTTATGCGTTCCCTTGTTTCCGACATAACTTACTTCCAAGGTCGTGTTTTTGGCCAGTTCGCGCTGCACCGAGAGCTGCCACTGCTGCACATACGGGTTGATCGGATGGTCGGAGATAATGACCGCGATAAATTGGCTGCCTTGGTTCGCGATCGTTACCGGCTGGAGTGCGCTTTGCGCCGGAAATAAGTTATCGGTGAGCTTCGGGGCGGTCGCCGGCACCTGGATTTGCGGGTTCAAACTTGCCCGGGTGACAAAGGGATAAAGATCGCCTGAGTCATCGATCTCGCGCGTTTCAGATGAGTCGAAGAAGACTCCATAGCCGCCGCGGATCACCGTCTTGTCGCCGCCGCCTAGGAACTCAGGACGATACGCAAAGCCGAATCGAGGCGCGAATGGCGTCTTCGAACCGTCGCGCGGGTTCCGCCGTCCACAGTAGCGGTAGAAGCCATTACCTGCCGGAGCTATGCCGTCCGTTAGTAGCGCCTGGTCGCCGAAGCACAGACCGCCGCCCGCGTTTTGATCGTCGATCCAGAACATCTTGTTGTTCTGCTCATACGGGACATTCCGGTAATCCCAGCGTAAGCCGAGGTTCAACGTGAGCCGCTCGGTTACCTTCCAGTCGTCCTGAATGTAAGGACCGACATAAAGGAAATGATACTGATTCAAATTCCCCGGTTGGCCACCAGTGGAACTGAACGGACCAGGCTGGTAAGTGCTCGCTCCGGCATAGTAGCCCAGAAGAAAGTCTGCCACGGCATTTCCCGTCCCGCATAGACCGGAGGGCGTGAAGCACGTCTGCACCGAGCTGGTCTGACCCGTCGCGGGATCTGTCACCGTGGTCTGGCTATTGGTGAGCACCAGGTTGTTGTTAAAGGAGTAGCTGCCTAGGAAGTTTGTTGAGAGATCCCGCTTCTGCACCCAGCGCCTGTAATCGAAGCCAAAACCAATAGTGTGCTTGCCCCTGATGACCGTGACCGAGTCCGCGAATTCCCAGAGCGGAATGTTGCTGGTCGTAGGATTGTTACCCGGGCTTCCGAAACTTCCGCTGAGGTTCTGAAAGCTCACCCCGGGCCAGCCGGAAGCGTAAGCAGGCAGATTAGTAAAGATCCCCGTCAATCCCAGCGCGGCGACTGCGCTTGCCGGTGCGGCATTGGCGAACTGGAGGGCATTCGCCTGTAAGTGGCCGAAGCGGAAATTATTCACAAAATTGTGTGGCAGCGTGATCGTATGGTTGATCACCCAGCTGGTCGATTCCTCAGTGAAAAGGTTGTTCCCTGCCGGGAACGACGAGTTGCTGATGCTCGAGTTATTGTAAGTCGCATGTGTCCAGCGGAAGAAGACCGAACCGTAGCGGCCGAGTTGCTGGTCGCCGCGATAGGTCTGCTGATCGGTCGTATTAGGTAAGCTCTCCCGAAGCAGAAAGTTATTGCTGCCATTACACGCTCCGCTGGCAGGGTCGCAGTTCGGCGCAGGAAAAAGCCCGCCGGCCAAAGTAGTTGCAGCTAGCCGCGAGAAGCGTGCGGCCGGAATCACATTCCCGGGAAATGGTTGACCTGTGTTAGGGTCGATCGGCTGGCAAGGGTTTCCACTACTCAATACGGCGGTGCAGGCCGTGCTGCCGAAGGCCGGTAGTCCTGAGGCAGCAAAGTTTCCCGTTAATTGGTTCGGATCCGGAACGTTCGCATAGTTATTCGATCCATTGACGATTCGCCATCCTTCATAGTTGGCTAGGAAGAAGCTCTTGTTCCTGCCGTCATAAAGTTTCGGAATCCAGATCGGTCCACCCAGCACATATCCGAATTGGTTCTGCCGTAGCACCGGTATGGTCGTCTGAAAGTAGGACTTGGCGTCGTAAGCATCGTTCCGGTTGAACTCAAAGACAGAACCATGAAACTGATTGCTTCCGCTCTTGCTGATCAAATTGACCTGATTCGCGCTAAAACCATACTCCGCCGAGTAAGTCTCGCTCTGTACCTTGAACTCCTGAATCGCGTCCTGCGAGAGAATGACTGCCGGCGTCTGCAATGCCGTGTCTGTATTCGTAATGCCATCCAGGGTGTAGTTGTTCGATTCCGGACGCGCGCCATTGATACTGATGGCGTTCCCTTCTCCCTGGCGCATCTGCCCCATTTCTCCGGTCGTCTGTACTGCGCCGGCGCCGATGAAAAGCAGGTTGATGAAGTTGCGGCCATTGAGTGGCAACTGGTCAACCTGTTTCTGAGTTACAAGCTGGGCTATCTCAGAAGTGTCGGTGTCGAGCGTCACCCCGCCGCTCGTCACGGTCACCGTTTCACTGGCTGCGCCTGCCTGCAGCACAAAGTTGACTCGAACTTCCTGCGCAACTTGCAAGGTGGTGTTATTCACTTGCTCGGTGCTGAAGCCGGGCGCTTCCGCGCTTGCTTGATAGGGACCAGGCGGTAGATCGGGCACCGTATAATCGCCCGCTCCGGTGGTAATGGCTACACGAACAGTGCCTGTACCGGTATTGGTGATCGTGACTCGCGCGTTCGCTACCACCGCTCCGGTCTTATCTGTTACCGTGCCCACGATAGTGCCGGTGGCGCCACCCTGGCCAAATGCCGCGCCCGAGGCGAACACAAAAGCCAATAGCAGGTACGCCAGAACGGAACGACCACTGAACTTCCGCATAACTAGTTCCCTCCAAAATCTTCCAGCATCCGCGGGGAATTTCTTGTCGGGTGAAATCTCCCGAGCCCCAAAATACAAACTCTCACCGGGTATCTGTTCCCATTCGGTACGACTTTTGTATTGGAGGCGAACGCTAACAAGTCGCCTAAACAGTTGTCAAGATAAAATGTTCCCTTATTGAACTCTGGGTTTTAGGGTTCATTAAATAACGCGCTCTGCCATCGAATATGCCATCAACTAAATCGCTTTTTAGTTGCCGCTGACCGTCTGCCGCGTAGTTGTTCGCTCGCCGATAAGGCGAACCGGCCCCAGTAGACCTGACTCCGTCAGCGGCGAATCTTTCTCATACGCCTGATAGTCGGTGAAGGTGTAGTGCGCTGTCGCGTCCGGCTGTTGATCGCCGATGAGCCGGTTCGGCCAGAGGTTCGTCACCTTCACCTCGAGGTGGTTTACTCCTGCTTTCAAAAGGGGTGATAAGTTGACTCTGAAGGGCGGCTTCCAAAGGACCCCACCCACCGGCGTTCCGTTGACGGATACCTCCGCGATCTCGCGAACTCTCCCAAGGTCGAGTACCACCGAGGAGCCCGCCGGAAACCAGTCTCGGTCTACATTGAAATCCTGAGAGTAAGTCGCCGTTCCCGAAAAGTACTTCACTCCCGGATCGGCCGAGCTAGTCCATGAAGTCAGCGAAGGCAACTCAAGTACCGGCGGCGCACCTAGATCAGGTGGGAACGCAACCTTCCATGGCCCCGGCAGTGTTGCCAGTTCCGTCTCCGTCGTTGCCGGCACTGTTCGTGCAGGCTCATTCGTCGACGAGCGGAAGATTACAAAGACCGAACCTTCAGGGGAAAGGCGGAGAGTGATCAGGGTGTGTCCATCTCTGACACGATACGAGACCGGCTCCGTCTTACCGGTATCCGGATACCAAAGCTCGGGCGCCTTCCCGGCTACGCGGTAGGACGTCTCCACTTCCTCGGTCCGCACCATCTGGTTGGCGACAAAGTAGAGATTAGCTTCCGGAGTTCTTCGGTGTGCCCAAACCAGTTCATCCGTCGCGTTGGGTACCGGATAGCTATAGCTCGAGAGAATCTTCGGGGCCGCCGAGGTGAAGTCTGGCTGAATGCCTTGTTCGGTAAAGACTCGCTCGAGAGATGTTCCCCAATACACCTTGC includes these proteins:
- a CDS encoding glycosyl hydrolase, with amino-acid sequence MKQNTKFTGPVFTRSRSKSMIATTLLLAGTLALAQSTQDPLKSGFENPPNGARPRVWWHWMNGNITEEGIKLDLEWMHRVGLGGFQNFDAALGTPQVVEHRLAYMTPEWKQTFLYATKLADQLGLEEAIAGSPGWSETGGPWVPASQGMKKYVWSETKVEGGTPFTGTLAKPPSNTGAFQNLAVHDMLPAPDGSQSTPQFYADSAVIAYRVPASDADAESLHAKLTVSAGSPDLTLLSDGDLDKTAKLPIPEEGKNSWIQYDFPQPQTIRAVTIVTKDPGEIESLISGLSAPDKALEASDDGQNFHQIVALPGSGAPEHTLSFSPVTARYFRVTFKRSPPPPRPPWMGDMDPASLGMKLGPPPTDYEIAELVLHSGARVNRFEEKAAFVPVPDLYQFATAPVPAADVVSKSDVVDLTSKMHPDGTLEWTPPAGKWVVLRFGYSLLGITNHPATAEATGLEVDKLNRSYVKNYLDHYLDNYKSAVGADWMGSKGVKFVITDSWEAGAQNWTDDMIAEFKKRRGYDPVPWMPVLTGRVVESAEASDRFLWDLRKTIADLIADEHYGQVEASLKARGMGHYGESHESGRALIADGMEVKKLNEVPMSAMWTQTPGVNKEQYGYNADDRESASVGHIYGQNLAAAESMTAAAAPWAWSPATLKPTADKEMAEGINRFVIHCSVHQPLVGKVPGLGLGPFGQWFTRNETWAEEAGPWVNYLARSSYLLQQGHFGADILYFYGEDSNVTAIFDKKSPDVPAGYGFDYVNADALIHMFKVQDGNITTASGMSYKLLALDPYSVHMSLPVLRSIRDLVKSGAIVAGAKPVDTPSLADDPKEFNSIAAELWGTGSGIRTVGKGKVYAGMSLTDAVTAMKLPPDFDYSKPESDTNILFVHRKLADGDLYYIDNRNDRDETVDATFRVTGKEAELWHGESGDSEPASYKIADGHTTVPLHLEPWGTVFVVFRKPADGSTRTLPKPAMTDLATIDGPWTVSFQPDRGAPASITMEKLASWSESSNDGVKYFSGNGTYTQTVNASADWFKPGAQLWIDLGDVKNLAVVTVNGKQLGTVWHAPYRVDATSALKPGANQISIQVTNAWVNRLIGDQQPNAQKYTFTVIHPYKANSPLLASGLLGPVRISSAMKQ
- a CDS encoding amidohydrolase family protein; this translates as MNRRDLIKMSIGSAASFVMPRCVLSATSPIPIVDAHIHLFDTTRAEGVPWPEKSDTALYRPALPARYKTVTEGLGVVAAIAIEASPLASDNDWLLGIAAANPIIVGVVGDLIPGDPGYFNDLDRLHANPLFLGIRYGNLWKRNLLMDLQKPGFLAGLKRLAEANLVLESANPDLDLLRALSTIADHLPDLRIVIDHLPNATQPREQSGRNEYWVVLRHLAAHPSVYVKLSEIPAIVNGRLVTAPSHYKPGLDALWNIFGEDHVFFGSDWPNSDHVATYRDTLGIVRSYISQRSASAQEKYFWRNSIAAYRWQRRLPSQPA
- a CDS encoding glycosyl hydrolase family 39 gives rise to the protein MQIAQQRKQNTSLLMALAAVCFSGVIANAQTPTAADTISVDWGKTISVSKSTPTLQVVVNPMLRQGSPIHDGSFQALKDLGADYVRYVPWEPYPKLAVAELDAPTKDKTSWDFSLIDPMTKDFLNATDGHSTIMNFSTIPAWLFKTEKPVVYPADPDQVFWTYTQGTELNDPSGKEVGDYFARLVSWYTKGGFTDENGKRHTSGYHYSFPYWEVLNEVDFEHSTTPESYTQRYDAIVSAIHAVSPDTKFVGLALAQPSNDPKWFEYFLDPRHHKPGIPLDYVSYHFYATPSLDQDINDWQYTFFDQADRFLATTRYIEAIRKRLTPETKTDTDELGIILPTDGLEIAASKALPNRIPSAYWAGAGALYAYLYIELAKMGIDVIGESQLVGYPSQFPSVSMMDWTNGKPNARYWVLKLIKDNLHPGDKLVETKLGQDSTDISAQGFVTPSGKKLLLINKLNRSLDVHLPAGTQSVTLATVDEASGDGPARTSSQNGDALKVSPFSVTLVSWP
- a CDS encoding tetratricopeptide repeat protein; this translates as MEFSRKVWVGLLLASALGQSVMFSQTADAGHYAEQGQAALASGHLDEAQRNFEQLRSMQPNVAEVHAILGRIYYQERKFNQAAVELKAALKLKPTLPKVHTLLAISLSEMSDYRPAIPGLEDCFQHSAQGAEKQMCGLQLERAYTGLKLDQKAVEVALQMDKLYPDDPEVLYHSSQIYGNMAYQAVRRMNVVAPNSPWRYLAAAEVNESQGATAAAIQQYRQVLEIDPHRPGIHYRIGRTLLAEARRSGAQQEQSEALTEFLAELAIDSTNANAAYEAGEIYRSTSDYPNAEKYFQIAIDCYPDFDDALIGLAAVYLAEEKAQPAVAALRKAISVDPSNEVSWYRLSQAERSLGDAGEQSKAMTEFRRLHQARLSSPSSALQAEQSEVTKQKVDEEAGR
- a CDS encoding TonB-dependent receptor yields the protein MRKFSGRSVLAYLLLAFVFASGAAFGQGGATGTIVGTVTDKTGAVVANARVTITNTGTGTVRVAITTGAGDYTVPDLPPGPYQASAEAPGFSTEQVNNTTLQVAQEVRVNFVLQAGAASETVTVTSGGVTLDTDTSEIAQLVTQKQVDQLPLNGRNFINLLFIGAGAVQTTGEMGQMRQGEGNAISINGARPESNNYTLDGITNTDTALQTPAVILSQDAIQEFKVQSETYSAEYGFSANQVNLISKSGSNQFHGSVFEFNRNDAYDAKSYFQTTIPVLRQNQFGYVLGGPIWIPKLYDGRNKSFFLANYEGWRIVNGSNNYANVPDPNQLTGNFAASGLPAFGSTACTAVLSSGNPCQPIDPNTGQPFPGNVIPAARFSRLAATTLAGGLFPAPNCDPASGACNGSNNFLLRESLPNTTDQQTYRGDQQLGRYGSVFFRWTHATYNNSSISNSSFPAGNNLFTEESTSWVINHTITLPHNFVNNFRFGHLQANALQFANAAPASAVAALGLTGIFTNLPAYASGWPGVSFQNLSGSFGSPGNNPTTSNIPLWEFADSVTVIRGKHTIGFGFDYRRWVQKRDLSTNFLGSYSFNNNLVLTNSQTTVTDPATGQTSSVQTCFTPSGLCGTGNAVADFLLGYYAGASTYQPGPFSSTGGQPGNLNQYHFLYVGPYIQDDWKVTERLTLNLGLRWDYRNVPYEQNNKMFWIDDQNAGGGLCFGDQALLTDGIAPAGNGFYRYCGRRNPRDGSKTPFAPRFGFAYRPEFLGGGDKTVIRGGYGVFFDSSETREIDDSGDLYPFVTRASLNPQIQVPATAPKLTDNLFPAQSALQPVTIANQGSQFIAVIISDHPINPYVQQWQLSVQRELAKNTTLEVSYVGNKGTHNLDRININQPFQPADPTLCQADPTAGDCPVKDRTPFANFSGDTTLNSSWSGYSNYNAGNVKLEHRAADLALVAVYTYAKDMDDKSAAAGVGATNSYNGHLDDHNPKLDYAPSDFNVGQRFVASYVWNLPFGHGKKYLGGVNKAADLAVGGWEVTGIATFQKGFPFSILAADTYSLLSAPNQRANVVGNPYGGPQKHLAQWFNTSAYAQPLAGAFGNSGRNSVTGPGIENFDMGAAKNVRFGERVNFQLRVEGFNVFNHTQFGVDPSSPGVGPGSIPVDNNVNDQAQFGSANTNFGRVVSARPGRVIQLGGKLTF